One window from the genome of Candidatus Chlorohelix allophototropha encodes:
- the phoU gene encoding phosphate signaling complex protein PhoU: protein MLQPSDHKLPENRARFRKSLSDLQDSLIDMASMVDKAMHLSLYIMKTRDHRQAESLIRADSDINTKRYELEEEAMRLLATQQPVLSRDLRLVAAVMHIAGELERMGDYAKGLARISEKMEGPSPTSAIVFMDKMMQISREMLNHSIDAFIKGDVELAREVIRRDDEIDALYNEAYHDLLKRMMEDNKIVDLATYMLWAVHNVERLGDRITNICERIIFVETGQTLSYHPHMHVD, encoded by the coding sequence ATGCTGCAACCCTCAGATCACAAGCTGCCTGAGAACAGGGCGCGTTTTCGCAAAAGCCTGTCTGATTTGCAGGACAGCTTAATAGATATGGCAAGCATGGTCGATAAGGCGATGCATCTTTCGCTTTATATTATGAAGACTCGCGACCACCGTCAGGCTGAATCCCTTATCCGTGCCGACTCCGATATCAATACCAAACGTTATGAGTTGGAAGAAGAAGCAATGCGCTTGCTGGCTACCCAACAGCCTGTTTTGTCTAGGGATTTGCGCCTAGTAGCAGCCGTTATGCATATTGCCGGTGAGTTGGAACGCATGGGCGATTATGCTAAAGGCTTGGCACGTATCAGCGAGAAAATGGAAGGACCTTCCCCAACCAGTGCTATTGTATTTATGGATAAGATGATGCAAATCTCGCGCGAGATGTTAAACCATTCGATTGACGCTTTTATTAAAGGCGATGTGGAATTGGCACGCGAGGTTATAAGGCGAGATGATGAGATTGACGCGCTTTACAACGAAGCCTATCACGATTTGCTGAAACGTATGATGGAAGATAACAAGATAGTGGATCTTGCGACTTATATGCTTTGGGCAGTACACAATGTTGAGCGTTTGGGCGATCGGATTACCAACATTTGTGAAAGAATCATCTTTGTAGAAACCGGTCAAACCCTATCTTATCACCCTCATATGCACGTTGACTAG
- a CDS encoding amidohydrolase family protein, protein MEKADYILAGGTVVLMDEARTVIEDGSIAVKEDKILAVGTTAAIAAQYDAVEVVDCSGQAIIPGLINAHTHVPMTLLRGLADDLRLDVWLMGYMMPVEREFVNPEFVRLGTKLACAEMIKTGTTCFNEMYYFEEEIAAATAEAGMRGVLAQSVMKYPSPDSASYEDALARTREYIQQWKGHPLIVPAVGPHSPYTCPPEVLRACSALAQEFDVPLHIHISETALEVENMRKENNMPVVPWIKKQNILDAKVIAAHCVHIDEGEIRTLKHAGAGVAHNPTSNLKLASGVAPIVAMLNIGVNVGIGTDGPASNNDLDMFEEMRLAALLAKGFSGDPTALPAAEAFAMATIYGARAIHMGDIIGSLEPGKRADIVVVDLSTLHNTPRFQRSPDAIYSQLVYVSKGSDVSHVICNGRWLLRNRKLLTLDEAELSRESALVAQKIDKFLLAREGDIVRKLLALGGLSQEESFEVQVKAHLDDLTMVEKFLHDPELTIMKSSRYRQYDTYFSFDLAGQGQLRIREDIYLDEFDRPTPRSRYRLTLTGEASEHEYPLGVILSRARFTASAEQSVRFYREYLNPSEEREIVKLRRRHRFLFHDTQFAINIDRLTAPERPGYYVEIKSRTWSSRDAENKADFIVELLAKLGIAESHLLKAEYYSLATRE, encoded by the coding sequence ATGGAAAAGGCTGATTATATATTGGCGGGTGGCACAGTAGTGCTGATGGATGAAGCCCGCACCGTAATTGAAGATGGCTCTATTGCAGTAAAAGAAGATAAAATTCTGGCAGTTGGCACTACCGCAGCTATAGCAGCACAGTACGATGCCGTTGAAGTTGTAGATTGTAGCGGTCAGGCGATAATTCCCGGTTTGATAAATGCCCATACCCACGTGCCTATGACTTTGCTGCGTGGCTTAGCCGATGACTTGCGGCTAGATGTGTGGCTGATGGGTTACATGATGCCAGTAGAACGCGAATTTGTTAACCCAGAATTTGTAAGATTGGGGACAAAACTGGCGTGCGCGGAAATGATTAAAACCGGTACTACCTGTTTTAACGAAATGTACTATTTTGAAGAAGAAATAGCTGCTGCTACTGCTGAGGCAGGCATGCGCGGAGTGCTGGCTCAGAGCGTTATGAAGTATCCTAGCCCCGACTCGGCGAGTTATGAAGATGCGTTGGCACGCACCCGCGAATATATCCAGCAATGGAAAGGACATCCCCTGATTGTCCCGGCGGTTGGTCCGCATTCTCCCTATACCTGCCCACCTGAAGTTTTGCGAGCTTGTTCTGCGCTGGCGCAGGAATTTGATGTACCTCTACATATTCACATTTCCGAAACCGCGCTCGAAGTTGAAAATATGCGCAAGGAAAATAATATGCCGGTGGTTCCTTGGATTAAGAAGCAGAACATACTGGATGCCAAAGTTATCGCCGCGCATTGTGTACATATAGATGAAGGTGAGATACGTACCCTTAAACATGCGGGGGCAGGTGTGGCACACAACCCCACCAGTAATCTGAAACTTGCCAGCGGTGTTGCGCCTATCGTTGCAATGCTTAATATCGGGGTAAACGTGGGCATCGGTACCGATGGACCTGCCAGCAATAACGATTTGGATATGTTCGAGGAAATGCGCCTTGCCGCCTTACTGGCTAAAGGCTTTTCCGGCGATCCCACCGCCTTGCCTGCCGCCGAAGCTTTTGCAATGGCTACTATCTACGGAGCGCGTGCCATACACATGGGTGATATTATCGGCTCACTTGAACCGGGAAAACGTGCCGATATTGTGGTTGTCGATCTCAGCACGTTACACAACACTCCACGTTTCCAGCGCAGCCCTGACGCGATTTACTCGCAATTGGTTTATGTCAGCAAAGGTAGCGATGTATCTCACGTGATTTGTAACGGGCGTTGGTTGCTGCGTAATCGCAAACTTTTGACGCTGGATGAAGCCGAACTATCCCGCGAATCGGCGCTGGTAGCGCAGAAAATCGACAAGTTTTTGCTGGCGCGTGAGGGCGATATTGTACGTAAATTGCTGGCATTGGGCGGCTTAAGCCAAGAGGAGAGCTTCGAGGTACAGGTCAAGGCACATCTGGATGATCTGACGATGGTTGAGAAATTCCTGCACGACCCTGAGCTAACGATAATGAAATCTTCACGCTATCGCCAGTACGATACCTATTTCTCTTTTGATTTGGCAGGACAGGGGCAATTACGTATCCGTGAGGATATTTATCTCGATGAATTTGATCGCCCCACCCCGCGTAGTCGCTATCGCCTTACTCTAACAGGGGAAGCCTCCGAACATGAGTATCCGCTTGGGGTAATTTTGAGTCGCGCTCGCTTTACCGCTTCTGCCGAACAATCGGTACGCTTTTATCGTGAATATTTGAACCCTTCCGAAGAGCGTGAAATCGTCAAATTGCGGCGCAGACATCGCTTCCTTTTCCACGATACCCAGTTTGCGATTAATATAGATCGTCTTACTGCGCCTGAGCGACCCGGATATTATGTGGAAATCAAAAGCCGCACATGGTCGAGCCGCGACGCTGAAAATAAAGCCGACTTTATTGTAGAGCTATTGGCTAAACTGGGGATTGCAGAAAGCCACTTGTTAAAAGCCGAGTATTATTCGCTGGCTACGAGAGAGTAA
- a CDS encoding ABC transporter ATP-binding protein, which yields MPTILEAQNLVKELPMGREKLSILRGVNLKVEQGEVVAIVGPSGCGKTTLLGLIGGLDTATSGSITVAGQELSRLSEDKLADVRNRTIGFVFQFFNLVPTLTALENVALPVQFDDKSRFQPEKRAAELLTLVGLGHRLKHKPKELSGGEQQRVAIARALANQPAILLGDEPTGNLDSERGQEILELIFKLRDELGLTVILVTHDPKVAARADRVLHMKDGQFIETSVMQS from the coding sequence ATGCCGACCATACTAGAGGCGCAAAATCTGGTAAAAGAACTCCCAATGGGACGCGAAAAGCTCAGTATTTTAAGGGGAGTAAACCTAAAAGTAGAGCAGGGCGAAGTGGTGGCAATTGTAGGACCTAGCGGTTGCGGCAAAACTACGCTGTTGGGCTTAATCGGGGGGCTGGATACCGCTACCAGTGGCTCAATTACGGTTGCCGGGCAAGAACTCAGCCGACTTTCCGAAGACAAACTGGCGGACGTGCGCAACCGCACTATTGGTTTTGTTTTTCAGTTCTTTAACCTTGTCCCTACGTTGACCGCATTGGAAAATGTGGCGCTGCCGGTGCAATTTGACGATAAAAGCCGCTTCCAGCCCGAAAAACGCGCCGCCGAGTTGCTAACATTGGTGGGGCTTGGGCATCGCTTGAAGCACAAGCCTAAAGAATTATCCGGCGGTGAGCAGCAGCGAGTAGCCATTGCCCGCGCCCTTGCCAATCAACCCGCCATCTTGTTGGGAGATGAGCCTACCGGAAACCTCGATAGCGAACGCGGACAGGAGATTCTGGAATTAATTTTCAAACTGCGGGATGAATTGGGTTTGACGGTTATTTTGGTTACGCACGACCCCAAAGTGGCAGCACGCGCCGACCGGGTGTTGCACATGAAAGACGGGCAATTCATCGAGACGAGCGTGATGCAGAGCTAA
- a CDS encoding SDR family NAD(P)-dependent oxidoreductase, producing MNLGIAGRVAIISGGSKGIGRCTGLTLAEEGCYIAFSGRSLESLEKTRREFEAAFGREVPAFKPQPDLPLAFPFQGDMNNPVDVTRFVEQVHATYGRIDIAVNNVGGSFGGGGFAQSSEDQWRKVFEINLFASYNLSKAVVPYMQAHNWGRIINVGSVWGREGGGGSAYNAAKAAEISLAKSMATDLARYGILVNSVAPGSTIFPGGSWARKVESDPEGMAEFVKQEMPLGRFGTPEEVANVIAFLASERASLVTGACWSVDGSQGRSNI from the coding sequence ATGAATCTTGGAATTGCAGGTAGAGTAGCAATAATTTCTGGGGGCAGCAAGGGTATTGGACGCTGCACCGGGCTGACGTTGGCTGAAGAAGGTTGTTATATCGCTTTTTCAGGGCGAAGTCTTGAATCTCTGGAGAAAACTCGGCGTGAGTTTGAAGCAGCTTTTGGTAGAGAAGTCCCTGCCTTTAAGCCTCAACCCGATTTACCCTTAGCTTTTCCCTTTCAGGGCGATATGAATAATCCCGTAGATGTCACCCGTTTTGTGGAGCAAGTGCATGCTACCTATGGGCGTATTGATATTGCCGTAAATAATGTAGGCGGTTCTTTTGGCGGTGGCGGCTTTGCGCAATCCAGCGAAGACCAATGGCGCAAGGTTTTTGAAATTAATCTTTTCGCTTCCTATAATCTCAGCAAAGCGGTTGTACCCTATATGCAAGCCCATAACTGGGGGCGTATTATCAATGTTGGTAGCGTATGGGGACGCGAGGGTGGCGGCGGTTCTGCTTATAATGCCGCTAAGGCTGCCGAAATAAGCCTTGCCAAATCAATGGCAACCGACCTTGCCCGTTATGGTATTCTGGTGAACAGCGTTGCACCCGGTTCAACTATCTTTCCCGGCGGAAGTTGGGCACGTAAGGTAGAGAGTGACCCAGAAGGAATGGCAGAGTTCGTAAAGCAAGAAATGCCGCTTGGTCGCTTTGGTACTCCCGAAGAAGTGGCGAATGTAATCGCCTTTCTCGCCAGCGAACGTGCCAGCCTTGTTACCGGAGCATGTTGGTCGGTAGATGGAAGCCAAGGCAGGAGCAACATTTAA
- a CDS encoding response regulator: MIFSLRVGKHLKILFIHEEPSLRSFIQRILEPAGYEVIHARSFNEGYSKAIEYKPQIVIADNILSSKPGILLCQEIQRTEGLEATEFLLLNDYDGESKDTYGIRLKGVIKKPNLLPELRNYFPKINQKISQATPAQ, translated from the coding sequence GTGATTTTTAGTCTTAGAGTAGGCAAACATTTGAAAATCTTGTTTATCCATGAAGAACCATCGCTCCGTTCTTTCATTCAACGAATACTTGAACCCGCCGGATATGAAGTAATTCATGCACGATCATTTAATGAAGGCTACTCTAAAGCAATTGAGTACAAACCTCAAATTGTTATAGCCGATAACATATTAAGCTCAAAACCGGGTATCCTTTTATGTCAGGAAATCCAGAGGACGGAAGGTTTAGAAGCTACAGAATTCTTACTCCTAAACGATTATGATGGGGAATCAAAGGATACATACGGGATAAGACTAAAGGGTGTAATTAAAAAGCCTAACCTTCTCCCTGAGTTGCGAAACTATTTTCCCAAAATTAACCAAAAAATATCGCAAGCCACACCAGCCCAGTAA
- a CDS encoding TrmH family RNA methyltransferase: MPEKRRPAPFGSARKSAPPKSDFKKPQPQPEPEIELSQSGFITSLENDKAKFVRLLLNKKERYASRHFLIEGVRLVKEALKAAIAPTFTLFEPDSLRKTESGRSLLFDLSEMVEQKKGAYPVTERIIAAASDTVTPQGVAAAIPFLTWEDEQFAAKKLHLILDGLQDPGNLGTVLRSAWASGNAAVWLTESSVDFYSPKAVRAGMGAHFHVPTRFDQKWADLVKQLKNLGIKQVLLAEGEISEGGESRASYRALPGVSLYEVDWNQPTAIIIGNEAHGPSADGWKAANSLLHIPMPGGAESLNASIAASLIIFEALRQQTN, translated from the coding sequence ATGCCCGAAAAACGCCGACCCGCGCCATTTGGTTCAGCCAGAAAGAGCGCCCCTCCTAAAAGTGACTTCAAGAAACCGCAGCCCCAGCCCGAACCGGAAATTGAGTTGTCCCAGAGCGGTTTTATCACCAGCCTTGAAAATGACAAGGCAAAGTTTGTGCGCTTGCTGCTCAACAAAAAGGAACGCTACGCCTCGCGCCACTTCCTGATTGAAGGGGTCAGGCTGGTTAAAGAAGCCTTGAAAGCGGCAATCGCCCCTACCTTCACCCTGTTTGAGCCGGATTCGCTTCGCAAAACCGAGTCGGGGCGCAGCTTATTGTTCGACCTGAGCGAAATGGTGGAGCAAAAAAAGGGCGCGTACCCGGTTACAGAAAGAATAATCGCAGCGGCTTCCGATACCGTAACCCCGCAGGGAGTAGCCGCCGCCATCCCTTTCCTGACATGGGAAGATGAGCAGTTCGCCGCGAAAAAGCTGCACCTGATTCTCGATGGCTTGCAAGACCCCGGCAATCTCGGTACGGTGTTGCGCTCGGCATGGGCAAGCGGCAATGCGGCGGTTTGGCTCACCGAAAGCTCGGTGGATTTCTATTCGCCCAAAGCGGTACGCGCCGGAATGGGCGCACATTTTCATGTGCCTACCCGGTTCGACCAGAAATGGGCTGATTTAGTAAAGCAGCTCAAGAATTTGGGTATTAAGCAGGTGTTATTGGCAGAAGGCGAAATCTCCGAAGGGGGCGAATCGCGGGCGAGCTATCGCGCGTTGCCGGGCGTGAGCTTGTACGAGGTGGATTGGAATCAGCCGACCGCCATAATCATCGGCAACGAGGCGCACGGACCTAGCGCGGATGGTTGGAAAGCCGCCAATAGCCTTCTGCACATCCCCATGCCCGGTGGCGCAGAATCGCTCAATGCCTCTATCGCCGCCAGCCTCATCATCTTCGAGGCGTTGCGACAACAAACCAATTAA
- the rpmI gene encoding 50S ribosomal protein L35, whose amino-acid sequence MTKLKTHKGAAKRFKLSATGKVMTPKVGRYHFRAKRAKRNKYLADKSLVMNPALSKHVVKALPYGLD is encoded by the coding sequence ATGACCAAGCTCAAAACCCATAAGGGTGCGGCAAAGCGCTTCAAACTGAGCGCAACCGGGAAGGTGATGACCCCTAAAGTAGGTCGCTATCACTTCCGGGCAAAGCGCGCTAAGCGTAACAAATATTTGGCGGATAAATCCCTCGTGATGAATCCCGCGCTTAGTAAACATGTTGTGAAGGCGCTACCCTACGGTCTTGATTAG
- the rplT gene encoding 50S ribosomal protein L20 has product MPRATNGAATRRRHDKILKAAKGFRGARSRQYRMAKQIGMKALAYAYRDRQTRKRDMRALWIQRINAASRELGLPYNRLIEGLTKAGVEVDRKMLAELAVNDPEAFKEIVELARKNQTAPVAVAKSA; this is encoded by the coding sequence ATGCCCAGAGCAACAAACGGCGCAGCGACCCGACGCAGGCACGATAAGATTCTAAAAGCAGCGAAAGGTTTCCGCGGCGCACGCAGCAGACAGTATAGGATGGCAAAGCAGATAGGCATGAAAGCCCTTGCTTACGCCTATCGCGACCGACAAACGCGCAAACGTGATATGCGCGCGCTATGGATTCAGCGTATCAACGCCGCTTCCCGCGAACTGGGTTTGCCCTACAATCGCTTGATTGAAGGTTTGACCAAAGCCGGAGTAGAGGTTGACCGCAAGATGCTGGCAGAATTGGCAGTAAATGATCCGGAAGCCTTCAAGGAAATCGTGGAGCTTGCCAGAAAAAACCAAACTGCGCCCGTAGCAGTAGCCAAATCCGCTTAA
- a CDS encoding ABC transporter permease, with protein sequence MKRFKFYFTYAWRSVLRGGQRSFFAILCVAVGVAALVALQVLGSSIQDTLTGDTKAQAGGDIVLRIANSRGTNTNTNRVFTTDDQDRLNKFKSDGVITEWSPLIVQSTIRLRNYFSFPPTLYAVDPATYPLYGNFEIIEPKGKNLRELIGQPGTVVVSKNLWEKLGLKLGQDLEASGSNGQNIKLKVVGESNIVLPGVIFGPGQFFGFMITSIPTSASMYDAADNLPSQVFVKTSSDKVLDSAKQTLTSGTRFRGDTAYEIQSQLTKGISITQDFLSYIGLLSLLVGGIGVINTMLVVIGRRTTEIATVKALGLKTRQTLFIFTLEALFLGIMGSLLGVILGELLGLGIKGVAEGFFARPLVWSLYPGPIIIGMLVGVITSGVFGFLPSYAAARVRPAVVLRAQSTMVPRIGGIPGFIILLLMTLALGIIAGVLIKNLVLGVIIAFITLLLMAVLVGVLWLIILLFGLLPTPRNPAIKMAVRSFSRNRGRTATTVMVMVVGLFFISFITFVADSVKSSIREAFDIQLGYNTIGFTGLLAGGNTPEITANNIASLKQIQGMQKVFPSNFASVRLEAINGSTPSGGRITITLDGRAYINGESTGNTATQKIAAGRNLTPEDADQNVILLYKNTADALGLKTGDKLTVRPQSTTGQTSQTTELEVVGIAEEFTSFVNFEDSYVVPYNVVAKLGTPFTLYYMLIDRPFKQAALQNAQAIVPTVLDLDDLIDTFNRLLDQILAFPLILSLLSLFSGAILVANNVALAVLERRTEIGVLKAVGAKRRRVMSILLWESGLVGFLGGLIGIGAGILLALGVNTFSSPSDGRGASAITFTWSPGVAALLMLLSIGLALVATLISAWGAVQEKPLVVLRYE encoded by the coding sequence TTGAAACGCTTTAAATTTTATTTTACCTATGCTTGGCGTTCGGTATTGCGTGGAGGGCAACGCAGCTTTTTTGCTATCTTGTGTGTAGCGGTTGGCGTAGCAGCATTGGTAGCGTTACAGGTACTGGGCAGCAGTATTCAGGATACGCTGACGGGCGATACCAAAGCTCAGGCAGGGGGCGATATTGTTCTACGAATAGCTAACTCTCGCGGCACCAATACCAACACTAACCGGGTATTTACCACCGATGATCAAGATAGATTAAATAAATTTAAATCCGATGGTGTAATAACAGAATGGTCTCCCCTGATTGTGCAAAGCACTATCCGTTTGCGCAACTATTTCAGCTTTCCACCCACGCTATACGCGGTTGATCCGGCTACCTATCCGCTCTACGGCAATTTTGAAATAATAGAGCCAAAAGGTAAAAATCTACGTGAGCTAATTGGGCAACCCGGTACGGTAGTGGTCAGTAAAAACCTATGGGAAAAGCTCGGACTAAAGCTCGGACAGGATTTGGAAGCTTCTGGGAGCAACGGGCAAAATATCAAGCTCAAAGTGGTTGGGGAGAGTAATATTGTATTGCCAGGGGTAATCTTTGGGCCGGGGCAATTCTTCGGCTTTATGATTACATCTATACCAACTTCCGCCAGTATGTATGACGCTGCCGACAATTTACCCTCCCAAGTCTTCGTTAAAACTTCTAGCGACAAAGTATTAGACTCTGCCAAACAAACCCTGACTAGCGGGACGCGCTTTAGAGGCGATACTGCTTACGAAATCCAGAGCCAGCTAACCAAAGGCATCAGTATTACCCAAGATTTTCTGTCCTATATCGGGTTGCTATCGTTGCTCGTAGGTGGCATCGGGGTAATCAATACCATGCTGGTGGTTATCGGGCGGCGCACCACCGAAATCGCTACCGTAAAAGCGCTTGGCTTGAAAACGCGCCAGACCCTTTTCATCTTTACGCTGGAAGCCTTATTTCTAGGCATAATGGGCAGCCTATTGGGCGTTATTTTGGGTGAGTTGCTAGGACTTGGCATAAAAGGAGTAGCCGAGGGCTTCTTTGCCCGCCCGCTGGTTTGGTCGCTCTACCCGGGACCTATAATTATAGGTATGTTGGTGGGCGTAATCACATCGGGAGTCTTTGGCTTCCTGCCGAGTTATGCCGCTGCCAGAGTACGCCCGGCGGTAGTGCTACGCGCTCAATCTACGATGGTGCCACGCATCGGCGGTATTCCGGGCTTCATCATCCTACTATTAATGACTCTTGCGCTAGGAATCATCGCGGGTGTTTTGATTAAAAACCTCGTGTTGGGAGTGATAATCGCCTTTATCACGCTGTTATTGATGGCGGTGTTAGTGGGAGTGCTATGGCTCATAATTCTGTTGTTCGGTTTGTTGCCTACGCCTCGCAACCCTGCTATCAAAATGGCGGTGCGTAGTTTCAGCCGCAATAGGGGGCGCACTGCTACCACCGTAATGGTCATGGTAGTGGGGTTATTCTTCATCAGCTTTATTACCTTTGTGGCTGACAGCGTGAAATCCTCCATCCGAGAGGCTTTCGACATTCAGTTAGGCTATAACACTATCGGTTTTACCGGGCTACTGGCAGGCGGTAACACCCCCGAAATTACCGCTAACAATATTGCCAGCCTCAAACAAATACAAGGCATGCAAAAAGTCTTTCCAAGCAATTTTGCCAGCGTAAGACTTGAAGCGATAAACGGCAGCACCCCATCGGGTGGTCGCATTACTATTACCCTAGATGGGCGAGCTTACATAAACGGGGAATCTACCGGAAACACCGCTACCCAGAAAATTGCGGCTGGACGTAACCTTACCCCCGAAGATGCCGATCAGAACGTGATTTTACTCTACAAAAATACTGCCGATGCGCTTGGACTCAAAACGGGTGACAAGCTAACGGTGCGACCTCAATCCACTACAGGGCAAACCAGCCAAACTACCGAACTTGAAGTGGTAGGTATTGCCGAAGAATTTACCTCTTTTGTAAATTTTGAGGACAGCTATGTTGTCCCGTATAATGTGGTAGCCAAACTGGGCACACCCTTTACCCTCTACTATATGCTCATAGATCGCCCCTTCAAGCAAGCCGCGCTTCAGAACGCGCAAGCTATTGTGCCAACGGTGCTAGATTTGGACGATCTGATAGATACCTTTAATCGGCTTCTCGACCAAATTTTGGCGTTTCCCTTAATTCTAAGTCTGCTGAGCCTGTTCAGTGGGGCAATATTGGTAGCGAACAATGTGGCGCTGGCTGTGCTGGAACGGCGCACCGAAATCGGCGTGCTTAAAGCGGTAGGCGCAAAGCGCAGGCGGGTTATGAGTATCCTGCTGTGGGAAAGCGGTTTGGTAGGCTTTTTGGGTGGCTTGATCGGGATAGGCGCAGGCATCCTACTGGCGCTAGGTGTTAACACCTTTTCCTCACCCTCAGATGGGCGGGGCGCAAGCGCGATAACCTTTACATGGTCGCCGGGAGTTGCGGCGCTTCTCATGCTGCTAAGCATCGGCTTGGCGTTGGTAGCTACATTAATCAGCGCGTGGGGCGCAGTGCAAGAAAAACCGCTGGTAGTTTTGCGATATGAATAA
- a CDS encoding ComEC/Rec2 family competence protein codes for MWAPLLILTPLWLAGIFLQGWLVFETRWLWVGVGASILIALFYWLVNRSSESLKRLPIMLPLCLLFVCAGALRYQMSLLPEGSESITYWAGDKDGVPELRVIGLIANDPIYSEKGGSFRLNTTQLFPPGGRSFGSVAGDIFVTFEEGVIVQPGDQVELSGQLRLPVEFTEDQFPYRDYLKRQGIYAVMYKPSVEVVATGQNFFLFRWLNTLRNNSLEIIRNFMPAREAGLLGGILLGEQRTLDPQLKQNFQITGSSHIIAISGANITIAVGAMMLLFQRLFRKRTALILSLAGVSGYVLLVGASPGVVRAGVMGGFAIVGLLLGREYLSLLGLAGTVFLMTLASPQVFYDIGFQLSCLATLGLILIAAPLQKYRWVQNLPPLYREGVVMGVAAELMTLPLVIFYFKQLALFSLPVGVVGLPALPMIMASGALLVIGGWLFAAWLPLLVNILGWLSWSFVVYLAEVVNFFAAIPFAAISVPQLHPVWLVIYYGLLAFGISYWRAMPDSPYRVNLNRLIRSPAVLPLLLGITGLVWLAIFFG; via the coding sequence ATGTGGGCGCCTCTACTGATACTCACTCCGCTGTGGCTGGCTGGCATTTTCCTGCAAGGCTGGTTGGTATTTGAAACGCGGTGGTTGTGGGTAGGGGTAGGGGCTTCCATTTTGATTGCGCTTTTCTACTGGCTGGTTAACCGTAGTTCTGAATCGCTAAAACGCTTGCCCATAATGCTACCGCTTTGCCTGCTTTTTGTCTGTGCCGGAGCTTTGCGCTACCAAATGTCGCTATTACCGGAAGGGTCGGAGAGTATTACCTACTGGGCAGGCGATAAAGACGGTGTGCCGGAGTTGCGGGTGATTGGCTTGATAGCCAACGACCCGATTTATAGCGAAAAAGGCGGCAGCTTTCGCCTGAATACCACTCAACTATTCCCCCCCGGTGGCAGAAGCTTTGGTTCGGTAGCGGGCGATATTTTTGTTACCTTTGAGGAAGGCGTTATTGTTCAGCCGGGTGATCAGGTAGAGCTTTCCGGTCAATTGCGTCTTCCTGTCGAATTTACCGAAGACCAATTTCCATACCGCGATTATCTCAAGCGGCAGGGAATTTATGCCGTAATGTACAAGCCGTCAGTGGAAGTGGTAGCGACCGGGCAAAATTTCTTTCTGTTTCGCTGGCTTAACACTCTCCGAAATAACTCGCTTGAAATTATCCGTAACTTTATGCCTGCCCGCGAAGCCGGGCTGTTGGGTGGTATTCTGCTTGGTGAACAGCGCACGCTTGACCCACAGCTCAAGCAAAATTTTCAAATTACCGGCAGTTCTCACATAATAGCTATTTCAGGGGCGAACATTACTATCGCGGTAGGGGCAATGATGTTATTGTTCCAACGCTTGTTCCGCAAGCGTACTGCCCTCATTCTCTCACTCGCGGGTGTGTCGGGTTATGTACTGTTGGTGGGCGCGTCACCGGGTGTAGTGCGGGCGGGAGTGATGGGCGGTTTTGCTATAGTGGGTTTATTGTTAGGGCGTGAGTATCTTTCATTATTGGGGCTGGCGGGCACAGTATTTTTGATGACTCTAGCCTCTCCACAAGTGTTTTATGATATTGGTTTTCAGCTATCTTGCCTTGCTACGCTTGGTTTGATTCTGATTGCTGCCCCTTTACAAAAATATCGCTGGGTGCAAAATTTACCTCCTCTCTATCGTGAAGGGGTAGTTATGGGGGTTGCCGCCGAGCTTATGACGCTACCATTGGTGATTTTTTATTTCAAGCAACTTGCTTTATTCTCATTGCCGGTCGGGGTAGTAGGCTTACCAGCCTTGCCTATGATAATGGCAAGTGGCGCACTGTTGGTAATAGGCGGTTGGTTATTTGCCGCATGGCTTCCGCTATTAGTAAATATACTAGGCTGGCTTTCATGGTCTTTTGTCGTATATCTAGCGGAGGTGGTAAATTTCTTTGCGGCTATCCCATTCGCGGCTATCTCTGTACCGCAATTGCATCCGGTTTGGCTGGTAATATATTATGGTCTGCTGGCTTTTGGCATAAGCTATTGGCGAGCTATGCCCGATAGCCCATATCGGGTAAACCTCAATCGGCTTATTCGTTCGCCAGCAGTTTTACCACTTCTTTTGGGTATTACTGGGCTGGTGTGGCTTGCGATATTTTTTGGTTAA